The window TCGCCATGACCGGGCGCCACGTCGGGCCGGACTACGAGCGCATCGAGGTCCGGCACCCGGAGATTCTGAAGGCCTTGAAGCAGTTGACGGGCAAAGACTTCGGGTACGACCGGACGGCGTGGCGTCGGTGGCTCCAGACGGGTCCCGAAGAAATCCCGGCGTGGGAACCGATCCGTTTCCGCGCGGACGGAAAGCCGGTCGGCGAAATAAAGTGAATCTGCGTATCTATAGCCTTATCTAAACGCAGAGAGCGCAGAGGCCGCAGAGAGAGGCTCGGGTAACAACGGCAAGACAGTTTCCGCCGTTGTCAACGCACGCTGTTCGCCGTTTCCCTATTTGGGCTGTTCTCTGCGTGCTCTGCGCTCTCTGCGTTGAGATGGCGTTGTAGAATTAGAGCACCTTGACGACCAGCAAGGTCATGTCGTCGGCGCGGGGGGCGAGGCCGGCGAAGCGGCGGATGTCCCACCGGATTTCCTGAACCATTCGCTCGGCGGGGTGGCCGGCGTGCCGGCGGATGGATTCCAGGAGCCTTTCCCTTCCGAAGTGTTCCCCGGCGAAGTTCGTCGCGTCGAACGCGCCGTCGGAGAAGACCACGAGCGTGTCGCCGCTCTGGAGGGCGACGGCCTCGTAGGCGTACGTGGCTTGGCGGTCGACGCCGAGCAACGGCCCGCCGACCGCGAGGCGCCGCACATCGCCTCCGCGCAGCAGGACGGGGGGTTCGTGACCGGCGGTGGAGTAGGTGAGGCGGCGGGCGCGCGTATCCAGAACGCCGTAGAAGAGCGTAGCGAACTCCGAAGGCTCGGTCTCGGCCGTCAGGCCCTGGTTGACGCGGTCCATGATGTGGTCGAGTTCGTAAACGTGTTCGGCCTGGGCGCGGAGGGCGGCGCGCAGGCTGGCCATCAGGATGGCGCCGGGGACGCCTTTGCCGGCTACGTCGCCGACGGCGATGCCGATGTTCGCCTTGGGCAATTCGATCCAGTCGTGCAGGTCGCCGCCCACTTCCTGGCTTGAGACGGTGACGGCGAAGAAGTCGTAGCCCGGCGCCTTGGGCGGGCGTGCGGGCAGGAGCCGGCGCTGCACCTGGGACGCCAGCGCCAGTTCCCGCTGCTGTTGGCGCGTCTGGGCGATCTGATCGACGAGTTGCGCGTTGTAAACGGTGGCGGCGGCCTGGTCGGCGATGCTCCGGAAGAGGCGGACCTCTTCCGCGGGGAAGGCGTGCGGGCGGTCGGTGTAGATGTGGAGCATGCCGAGGGGCTTGCCCCGGGCGATGAGGCCGACGGCGAGGCTGGACACCAGGCCCTCGCGGCGCGCCTCCTCCGGATAGCGGACGCGCGGATCGGTGCGCATGTCAGGGATGGTGATGATCTGGCCGCGGAGGGCTTCCTGGTCGTGGGGGTTCTCCGCGACGATGACCGGCCCCTTCTTCAGGTACGCCTTCGACAGGCCGTAGGTCGCTTTGATGACGAGTTCGTCGCCCGTCTCGTTCAGGAGCCTCAGGCTGCACGCCTTGACGTTCATCACCTCCGCCATGGTCCGAACGATGTTGTCGAGCACCAGGTCGGGCTCGAGGGTGGAGGAGAGCAGGCGGCTGGTATCGGCCAGGAGTGTCAATTCGTCGATGCGTTCCTGGAGGACGACCTGCTGGTAGCAGAGGCGCGTGAGGGTGTTGGCGAACAGTTGGAGGAACGCGATGGCGGCGCGCGTGTTGACGTCGGAGCAGATGGAAAGTTCCCGGGCGGCCTGCCGGAGTTCCTCCTCGTTGATGTTATGGACGCGGGCGAGGTCGGCGACCTCGTCGCGCGTGATCGGCCGTTCGGGCAAATCCCCCAGGACGATCGTCCCGAGCAGGCGGTCCTTGGCGCGGATGGAGGCGGCGAACTGGACGAGGCTGGCGTGGCAGACGTACTTGACGGGGGCGTCGGCTGTCTTGGCTGCCGCTGCCGCGGCATAATTGGAGATCGAACACGCCTCGTTGTCGTGCTGCGCGCCGCCCAGGAGGTCGCAGAATCGGCTGGAGCGGCTCGGCCGGGTGACGAGTCGGCCTTTGTCGTCGCGGATGCTCGTCGCCATCTGCGCCAGTTCCGCAAAGCCGTCCTGGATCGCCTGAAGCGTTTCCAGGTCGATGAGGTCCACGAGGCGCAGAGGCGGGTCGTGCTGGCGCGCCGCCGCGTCCCCGCCCGTTTCAGCGGGCCGGGCGGTGAGTTCTTCGCCTTGGGGGTTCGGTTCGGTCATGGTCTGTCTATCGGCTTGTGGTGATTGCGGTGCGATTCACGCGAGCGCGAGCATCCTCTCGATGGCCTGCCGCGCCCGCCCGGCCACGTCTTCGGGGACCTCGACGCGGACCTCCAGGTCCTCCAGCGCCCACGCGATCTTCTCCAGGGTGTTCAGTTTCATGTTCGGGCAGTCCGCCAGGCTCGAAATCTCGACGATCGTCTTGCCGGGATTCGCGCGGCGGATCGTGTGGCAGACGCCGAGTTCCGTACAGATGATGAATGCCTTGGCTTGCGACTCGGACACGCGCCGGATGATCTGGCTCGTCGAGCCGACGAAATCCGCCAGCGCCACCACGTCGCGCGTGCACTCGGGATGGACGAGGACTTCGGCCTTGGGGAAGTCTCGCTTCCGCGCGGCGACGTGCTCCGCCAGGATCCGGTGATGCGTCGGGCAGAAGCCCGGCCAAAGGATCAGATTCTTCCGCCCCGTCTGCTGCGCGACGTAGTCGCCGAGGCTCTCGTCGGGGACGAAGAGGATCGGCCGGTCCTTCGGGATGGACTCGACGACGCGGACCGCGTTGGCGCTCGTGCAGCAGATGTCGCTCATCGCCTTGACGGCGGCGGAGGAGTTGACGTAGCAGACCACCGCCGCGTCCGCGTGCCGGCGCTTCGCCTCCGCCAGTTCTCTCGGCGCGATCATGTCGGCCATCGGGCAACCCGCGTTCGGGTCTGGCATGAGGACCGTCCGCTCTGGGTTCAGGATCTTGGCCGTCTCCGCCATGAACCGCACGCCGCAGAGGACGATCACCTCGGCTTCGACGTTGCGGGCCTCGCGGGCCATGGCCAGACTGTCGCCCACGATGTCCGCAATGTCCTGGACCTCAGGCGTCTGGTAGTTGTGGGCGAGGATGACCGCCCGCCGATTTCGCCGCAGGCGGGCGATTCTCTCGGCCAATTCGGATGGCGGCAGGCGATCCAGCGACGTCACAAATCCCTCCGTTTCGGGACGTACGGCGGTTCATTCCGTGGCGTACGGCCCCGCATTATAGGTTTTGCCACCGGCGAGGTCCACCGCCAAAAAGCAGGGCCGCGGGGCCATCCGCTTCTTGCGTTGGCGCGCCGGCCCGATTAGAATGCTTCGCCACGACCTGAGCCGCCCCAGGAGAACGGCTGTGACGAACGTTGAAGAGATGACGGAAGAAACGACCAGCGAGGAACATCCCTCGCGGCCGGAAAACTGCGACGCGACGGACGTCAGGCCCCTCCAGGAGATCATCGACAACCTGCCGTACGGCGCCGTGGTCCTCGTGGGCGCGGCGATTCTGTGGATGGGTGCGGGAGCGGGCGTCTGGCGCTGGCTCGGACCGGTGCTGTTCATCGCCTATGGCGTGGCGGGGACGGTCTGGGTCATGGCTTTCATCTGTCCGTACTGCCACTTTTACGACACGCGCCTCTGCCCGTGCGGCTATGGGCGGATCGCGCCGAAACTGCGGGCGCGGAAGGGCCCCGACGGTTTTGCACGGCAATTTCGCCGGCACATTCCGGTGATCGTGCCACTCTGGTTCATCCCGCTCGTGGCCGGGATCGTCTTCCTCGTGAACGCCTTTTCGTGGCTCCTGCTTGCCCTGGTTGTTCTCTTTGCCGTCAATGCGTTTGTCGTTCTGCCCCTGGTGTCGCGTGAGTACGGCTGCGCGCGGTGTCCGCAGAAAGACGCCTGCCCCTGGATGGCCAAGTGCCGTTCCTAGAGCCTGTTTCATGACCCCCTCTCCCCCCCGGCGGGACGTTCCGCTTGTGGGAGAGGGCCGGGGTGAGGGGTTGCACGGGTTTTGAAACCGCCTCTGACCCCGCAGCCCATGTCCCAGGGCCGGCAACCTTGACACAGGGCCCCGCCGGGGCTATAGTTGGCCCGTCGTGGCTGTTCGTGCACGCGCGTAGCTCAATTGGATAGAGCATCGGCCTACGGAGCCGAGGGTTGGGGGTTCGACTCCCTCCGCGCGTGCCATTGAAACTCAAGAGTGCCACTGGCGCCCGTCGATAGATGCGGATGCCCCCTTGGCGGGGCGGTCGGACGCAAATGGGTTCCCCGGTAGCTCAATGGTAGAGCGCGCGGCTGTTAACCGCTAGGTTGCAGGTTCGAGTCCTGCCCGGGGAGCCATTCGACTCGCCCTCGCGTTGCTCGGGCTCGCTCATGGCCTTCGGCCAACGCGAGGGCGAGTCGAATGGCCCTGAGCGGAGGCGCGAAGCGCCGGAGTCGAAGGGCC is drawn from Planctomycetota bacterium and contains these coding sequences:
- the nadA gene encoding quinolinate synthase NadA, translating into MTSLDRLPPSELAERIARLRRNRRAVILAHNYQTPEVQDIADIVGDSLAMAREARNVEAEVIVLCGVRFMAETAKILNPERTVLMPDPNAGCPMADMIAPRELAEAKRRHADAAVVCYVNSSAAVKAMSDICCTSANAVRVVESIPKDRPILFVPDESLGDYVAQQTGRKNLILWPGFCPTHHRILAEHVAARKRDFPKAEVLVHPECTRDVVALADFVGSTSQIIRRVSESQAKAFIICTELGVCHTIRRANPGKTIVEISSLADCPNMKLNTLEKIAWALEDLEVRVEVPEDVAGRARQAIERMLALA
- a CDS encoding SpoIIE family protein phosphatase, giving the protein MTEPNPQGEELTARPAETGGDAAARQHDPPLRLVDLIDLETLQAIQDGFAELAQMATSIRDDKGRLVTRPSRSSRFCDLLGGAQHDNEACSISNYAAAAAAKTADAPVKYVCHASLVQFAASIRAKDRLLGTIVLGDLPERPITRDEVADLARVHNINEEELRQAARELSICSDVNTRAAIAFLQLFANTLTRLCYQQVVLQERIDELTLLADTSRLLSSTLEPDLVLDNIVRTMAEVMNVKACSLRLLNETGDELVIKATYGLSKAYLKKGPVIVAENPHDQEALRGQIITIPDMRTDPRVRYPEEARREGLVSSLAVGLIARGKPLGMLHIYTDRPHAFPAEEVRLFRSIADQAAATVYNAQLVDQIAQTRQQQRELALASQVQRRLLPARPPKAPGYDFFAVTVSSQEVGGDLHDWIELPKANIGIAVGDVAGKGVPGAILMASLRAALRAQAEHVYELDHIMDRVNQGLTAETEPSEFATLFYGVLDTRARRLTYSTAGHEPPVLLRGGDVRRLAVGGPLLGVDRQATYAYEAVALQSGDTLVVFSDGAFDATNFAGEHFGRERLLESIRRHAGHPAERMVQEIRWDIRRFAGLAPRADDMTLLVVKVL